The DNA segment TCTGGGGTATTCCAATTCCTATATGGGAATGTCCTGACTGTGGTGAATTAAAAGTAATCGGATCTCTTAATGAGTTAAAAGAGGAATCCTTAAATGAAATTGACGTTTCAGATGCTGAACTCATCCACAGGCCATATGTTGATGAAGTTGAAGTTAAATGTGGGGGCTGCGGAAAAGCCATTAAAAGAATTCCGGATGTTTTGGATGTATGGATTGATTCCGGAGTAGCCGGATGGGCTTCACTTTATTATCCTGAAGAAAAAGATAAATTTGAAGAATGGTTCCCATATGACTTTATTACAGAAGGGCATGATCAAACCAGAGGGTGGTTCTATTCCCAATTAGGTACTGGAGTAATATCTATGGGTAAAAGCCCATATCAAAAAGTATTGATGCATGGATTTGTTTTAGATGAGAATGGAAATAAAATGTCTAAATCATTAGGCAATGTAGTATCTCCAGAAGAGGTAATTGAAAAATATGGGGCTGATGTTTTAAGATTCTATTTATTATGGGCTTCAAAACCATGGGATGATTTAAAATTTGTTTGGGATGAACTTTTAAACATTAATAAGATGTTTAATATTTTATGGAACGTTTACGTGTTCTCAACTACCTACATGTCACTGGATAACTTTGACCCGATCGGTCTTACTGAAGATGACATGATTTTAAGGTCTGAAGACAGATGGATTATATCTAAAGCAAACACTTTAGTTAAAGAGGTAGCTGAGGATTTGGATAACTTATTCTTCCATAAAGCAACAAGAAAAATTAATAATTTTATTTTAGAAGATTTAAGCCGATGGTATGTAAGACTTATTCGTGGAAGAACTTGGGTTGAAAGCGACAATCCTGATAAATTGGGAGCATATTACAGTTTATACACAGCACTTGTCAAATTAATTTCAGTATTATGTACTATAGCTCCTCACATATCTGAAGAAATCTATGAAAACCTTGTAAAAGGCGTTAACTCGGATGTTCCTGAAAGTATTCATATGAATGATTGGGGATATGATGAAGATGCAATTGATGAAGAACTTGAAGCTAAAATGGATGTTGTTCGTGAAGTAATTGATGCATCCATTAGGGCTCGTGATATTGCACAATACAAACTCAGATGGCCGGTTTCTGACATTACTGTTGTTTCTCAGGATGAAGAAGCCTTGAAAGCTATTGAAGAGTTGACTGATATTATTAAAGACCAATCAAATACCAAAGAGGTGCTCTGCGCCAGCGAATTTGAAAAACTGTCATTTAATGCCAAACCTAACCTTAAAACTTTAGGTCCAAGACTTAAAGGAGACATGGGCAAGGTAATGAAAACATTAAAGGAAAGTGACGGAAATCAAATTAAGGCTGACCTTGAATCAAATGGAAGTATCACTATCGAAGGTCATGAATTATCACAAGATGACATATTATTTGACTCAGAACTTCCAGATGATTTTGTTTCATCAGAATTTGAAGGCGGAAATGTATTTGTAAATACTAATATTACCTTAGAAATTAAACAAGAAGCTATGGCACGTGAATTAATAAGAAGAGTTCAGGATATGAGAAAAGATTTGGATTTGGATGTTGAAGCAAGCATTAATGTTGATGTCGAATCTTCTGACGAATTTAAAGATTTAATCGTACCTCAATCTGAAGTTATTTCTCATGAAGTCAGAGCTAAAAGCTTAATCATATCTAGCAGCAAAGAATGTAGTAAAGATTCTAAAGATTACACTAAAGAGTGGGATATCGAAGGAGAAAAAGTAATTATTTCAATTAAAAATTAAGGGTGTTAACATGACTTTAGCTGATCTTGAAATTGAATATATTGAAGGAATCCTTGGCAGGGAAATGAATGAATTAGAAGAAGGAATGCTTGATGTAATGTTTTCAGAACATTGCTCCTACAAAAGCAGCAGACCATTTTTAAGAGCTTTCCCTACTGAAGGAAAAAACATTATTTTAGGGCCTGGAGACGATGCAGGACTTGTATCCATAACTGATAAATATGCATTAGCTGTGGGAATGGAATCTCACAACCATCCGTCAGCTATTGAACCATATGGTGGTGCAGGTACTGGTATTGGCGGAATTTTAAGAGATATCATATCCATGGGAGCAATGCCTATTGCACTTTTGGATTCACTTAGATTCGGTCCTTTGGAAGATGAAAAATCAAGATATTTATTTGAACATGTTGTCAAGGGAATATCTGATTATGGAAACCGTGTAGGAGTTCCGACAGTTGCAGGTGAAATTGAATTTGATGAATCATTTAGAACAAATCCTCTTGTAAATGTAATGTGTGTGGGACTTGTTGAAAAAGACAAAATCGTCCGTGCTCAGGCGCCTAATATTGGTGATGTGTTCCTTTTAATGGGAGGAACAACTGGTCGTGATGGAATTCATGGAGTAACATTTGCTTCAGAAGAATTAACATCTGATTCTGAGACTGAAGACAGGCCTGCTGTACAGGTTGCAGATCCATTTACCAAAAAAAGAGTTTTAGAAGCTTCTTTGGAAATCCTTGAAAAAATCAATGTTAGCGGTGTTAAGGATTTAGGTGGGGGAGGTCTTACTTGCTGTATTTCTGAACTTGTAGACTCTTCAAATAATGGGGCATTGGTAAATTTACGCGAAATTCCCCTAAGGGAGACTGGAATGACTCCTTATGAAATCATGCTTTCAGAATCACAAGAGAGAATGGTATTTGTTATAAGTCCAAATGATGTAGAACTTGCTTGTGAAATCTGTGATAAACACGAAATTGCATCTTCAATTATTGGACAGGTAATTGAAGGAAACAACATGATTATTTCAGATGAAGGCGATGAAATTGCCAACTTGCCGACTATTCTTTTAGCAGATCCTCCTTCAATTGACAGGCCTATTGCTGAAATTCCGCAAGACAATGAGGAAATTGTTGTTAAGGATCCTCCGGTTTATGAGTCTTTACCTAAATTATTGGCCAGTCCTAATATAGCTTCAAAGCAATGGGTCTACAAACAGTATGACCATGAAGTTCAGGTAAGAACTGTTGTAAAACCTGGAGACGATGCTGCTGTTTTAAAAATTGATGAAAATACTGCTATTGCACTTACCACTGACTCAAACACAATTCACACTAAATTATCTCCATTTGACGGAGCTGCAGGATGTGTTGCAGAAGCAATCAGAAACGTAAT comes from the Methanobrevibacter sp. genome and includes:
- the purL gene encoding phosphoribosylformylglycinamidine synthase subunit PurL, producing MTLADLEIEYIEGILGREMNELEEGMLDVMFSEHCSYKSSRPFLRAFPTEGKNIILGPGDDAGLVSITDKYALAVGMESHNHPSAIEPYGGAGTGIGGILRDIISMGAMPIALLDSLRFGPLEDEKSRYLFEHVVKGISDYGNRVGVPTVAGEIEFDESFRTNPLVNVMCVGLVEKDKIVRAQAPNIGDVFLLMGGTTGRDGIHGVTFASEELTSDSETEDRPAVQVADPFTKKRVLEASLEILEKINVSGVKDLGGGGLTCCISELVDSSNNGALVNLREIPLRETGMTPYEIMLSESQERMVFVISPNDVELACEICDKHEIASSIIGQVIEGNNMIISDEGDEIANLPTILLADPPSIDRPIAEIPQDNEEIVVKDPPVYESLPKLLASPNIASKQWVYKQYDHEVQVRTVVKPGDDAAVLKIDENTAIALTTDSNTIHTKLSPFDGAAGCVAEAIRNVISMGATPYAVVDCLNFGNPETPEILWQFKTAIEGMSLVAEKFDAPVISGNVSFYNETEGIKINPTPAVGVIGVEDIENIRTLDFKNEGDKILLIGKTYDELTGSEYHRTIHNIEKGTAPKIRIEEEVANGKTVLDLISNDKDKNITAVHDVSAGGLAVALSEMVIKSGLGCDVTLESEGLDKIQLLYSESHGRYIITVKADALDDVLSQIDVDVSVIGEVKGNSLLVNGHEFKFEDLDDAYHGVIEQYMA
- the ileS gene encoding isoleucine--tRNA ligase yields the protein MPIREAEKSYNHDKIEKKVQKFWNEEDTFKKVNELRKEGPRYSFLDGPPYCSGKIHLGTAWNKIIKDSYLRYKSMNGFSLRRQAGWDMHGLPIENKVEHLMGIQSKQEIEDTIGMAAFVDKCREFAIENKIAMEQQFDQLGVWMDWDDPYMTLDPKYMESSWWTLKRANEQNLLINDQRVISWCPHCGTALAAAEIEYEEKVDPSIFIKFPVRGQEDTYFLVWTTTPWTLPANMAICVNPEFDYVYVSKDGETYIIAENLMEDVLGRQIKIHRTKIPAEVEGEEDQIIEEEEVLYEIVKTVKGEDLIGMTYDYILDGEVPKHNEFDEIENVHRVLPGDHVELGEGTGLVHTAPGHGPDDFEVGHANNIPIFCPVGEDGCFTEDAGKYANKFTKDANQQIIEDLENKGLMYRVETIEHRYGVCWRCKTPIIYRATKQWFLKVTDIKQKMLDEINRVEWVPKWAGEGRFYDWVDNARDWTISRQRFWGIPIPIWECPDCGELKVIGSLNELKEESLNEIDVSDAELIHRPYVDEVEVKCGGCGKAIKRIPDVLDVWIDSGVAGWASLYYPEEKDKFEEWFPYDFITEGHDQTRGWFYSQLGTGVISMGKSPYQKVLMHGFVLDENGNKMSKSLGNVVSPEEVIEKYGADVLRFYLLWASKPWDDLKFVWDELLNINKMFNILWNVYVFSTTYMSLDNFDPIGLTEDDMILRSEDRWIISKANTLVKEVAEDLDNLFFHKATRKINNFILEDLSRWYVRLIRGRTWVESDNPDKLGAYYSLYTALVKLISVLCTIAPHISEEIYENLVKGVNSDVPESIHMNDWGYDEDAIDEELEAKMDVVREVIDASIRARDIAQYKLRWPVSDITVVSQDEEALKAIEELTDIIKDQSNTKEVLCASEFEKLSFNAKPNLKTLGPRLKGDMGKVMKTLKESDGNQIKADLESNGSITIEGHELSQDDILFDSELPDDFVSSEFEGGNVFVNTNITLEIKQEAMARELIRRVQDMRKDLDLDVEASINVDVESSDEFKDLIVPQSEVISHEVRAKSLIISSSKECSKDSKDYTKEWDIEGEKVIISIKN